One Salvia splendens isolate huo1 chromosome 1, SspV2, whole genome shotgun sequence genomic window, acaatgtcaatacaatttcatattgacattgtacaagcattgtattgacatattatgtgccgtgtattgatataaagttgttaacgaaatttatgaatttttttgaattttttttcaaattttgacatcggaacatatgcaagtgagatctcgttagaatcgttatgaaattatctttaatttgatatatgttgtgtgaaaaaataatttaaattgagaaagttatatgcgttttaaagttatgagatatttttcaaaagttagttacaactaatttattgtaaattgaccttaaaatccttattgatgttttttgttgatcgtattgataCTCCGGGGTTGAAGATCTAGgctcttgatttgaatatctaatgactattacttaattatagttaaaaattaagtattgaattagtaatataatactccttaaaaatacataaataataaaatttaaacaaaatccAGCCTGACCTACTTGCCAAATGGATATAGGCTGCCATGGGCTtagcaaaattaataaaaaccaGGCCCAGCCTAGCCCGCATCAGATATGGATCTCTAGGTCGGGCCTCGGCTGCTCTCTACTTGACAGTTCTATATCTtttctaatttaaaatattatcttttatCTCTTTTCCATGTAAAAATAACTTTAGTAATTactttaatgttattttttaatttatctttttcttCGAATTCAATAAAAGAGTACTTTTTCAAAAAAATCCGAATTCACcttttatttatcaaaattttcctaAAGTATACTCTCATCTCAGTGACGACAGAAAGGAGAAGATACTGCTCATCCAATTGCTATGGCGGGACGAAATCAGCACCGCCTCACTCCGACCGAAATCCGTCTAAAGGAGGACCTTATCGCCGCCCGCAGCCGCGAGATCCAAACCCTCCTTCTGGACAATCAGCGCCTCGCCGCTTCCCATGTCGCGCTCAAGCAGGATGTCCTCGCCGCGCAGCAGGACCTCCACCGCCTCTCCGCCACCGCCTCCTCCGTCAAGGCCGAGAGGGACGCTCAGGTGCGAGAGGTCTACGAGCGCTCCCGCAAATTGGAGGCCGAGTCTCGCTCCGCCGAATCGAACCGCGTTAGGGCTCAAATCAAGGACCTTAGGGCTGAGCGCGACCAATTATCGGTCAAATTGAAGGAAGTCGAAGACGATATCGCGAGGACTCAGCCCGAGCAGAAGGAATTCTCTGACCTCAAGGCTGACATTGAGGCATTGCGTAGAGAAGTGCAAAAAGGAAGGTATGCAACAATGCATCTTTTTTTATTGTGATTTACCCAAAGATGTATATCTGTATTTGCTCATCAGATCAATTGGATTCACCAACAACGAAATTGCAAGTTTATATGATTGAATTGTCGGATAATTGTGTTGGATTTGATTGAGCAGATGATGATTATAGTTAAGCATTATTGGCACATGTTGCAATTTTGTTTCAGATCATTTAAAAAGAAATGTATTTGGTTTGAAATATTTAGAACTAACCTTGAGTAGTATCAGTGGTCGATTTCAATGTTgatattattttgtttgtgaatGGATAAAGGGCTGCTGTTGAATATGAAAGGAAGATGAAGGCCACCAACTTTGAACTAGGTGAAGTAATGGAGAAGCACCTGAGATCCATGGCTCGTGAGGCAGAAAAATTGCGTGCTGAACTTGCAGAGAAGAGAGCTATGGCGGCCGGTGTAGGTTCAGGAACATCTGCCAACCCAGGTTAGTCCTACAGGATTATGCTCATGTTCTTGCACATGGAGTTTGTTGGTTAATTTTCTATAGCATATTCACAAAAATATAACTGTATTAAATAACTTATTCCTCTTTCAGCTCCTGGATATGCCGTTCCCCAGAGCTTTGTTGAACCTGGAGTTGGTAGAAATTCAGTACCCGATCAGCATGCTGTTCATCAGGTTTGGTTTATCTCCCATCGTTAAAGTTTGAATGCCATGAAGTCAAACCTAAAACATCTCATACACATCCTGCTATGACAGTGATGGAGTAATAATACTTTGTAAACTCACTATAAATTTCTGCCCTTATGTTGAATTCTGCTATGACAGCGTGTCTGTCTGTCTGATGTGTTTCCTAGTGGCAGTAGCactcatattttttatgaattcaAACCGTATTTCTGATACTCCATATAGTGTGGCAAAATGCAATTTTGGAGCCCTCTTATTTTCAGATTATGTTTTGTTGGCCCTTATAGTCTAGTGCTGCGTTCCTATCTTAAAGTAAATGCGCTTCTTAGTCAAGCTTTGCAGCATTGTGCTTACTGAGCTTTCGAAGATATAtttgataagcatataagataggaagccctaacttaacccaaaaccatggtcaaaggtaaagggttgactccctattatatgctattccacactttcgtgtgaaaccgatgtgggatcgtatcaatcCATCCCTCTTTTAAACCGGACGTCCACGGACGGCACACGCCACGGGCCCACCATCCGCTTTACGGCCCTTTTTTCCTTTCGGGCCCacgttttttttttggtggcaCCCCTTGGTCACACCTACGGGTAGCCCCTTTCCGTAGGACATCCGgatccacgttcaccgcaccaaattgataagcatataagataggaagccctaacttaacccaaaaccatggtcaaaggtaaagggttgactccctattatatgctattccacactttcgtgtgaaaccgatgtgggatcgtatcaatATTTTCCTGCAAATTGAAGATTTTATATTCATTGTTAGGAAAAATTAGTTTTCAGACGctcattaaaattatataaacgCAACAACACTGCCTCCAAGTAAAAGTTAATAAAACATCATCAAAGTACAAGTAGAAGGGCTTAATAGGAAAAATGCGCTCTATTCCTTTTTTTG contains:
- the LOC121797039 gene encoding protein FLX-like 1, whose translation is MAGRNQHRLTPTEIRLKEDLIAARSREIQTLLLDNQRLAASHVALKQDVLAAQQDLHRLSATASSVKAERDAQVREVYERSRKLEAESRSAESNRVRAQIKDLRAERDQLSVKLKEVEDDIARTQPEQKEFSDLKADIEALRREVQKGRAAVEYERKMKATNFELGEVMEKHLRSMAREAEKLRAELAEKRAMAAGVGSGTSANPAPGYAVPQSFVEPGVGRNSVPDQHAVHQGMNHVPGGPHGHHDMQK